A stretch of the Streptomyces sp. WMMB303 genome encodes the following:
- a CDS encoding cory-CC-star protein, producing MTSRWASFRAGLEEFYAGPYRRTFARARREEDDLFRMVVLAEALGVPDPAAYYTVELMPALYEDFHAWHRRMGMDRSPLEHVACC from the coding sequence GTGACGTCCCGCTGGGCCTCCTTCCGGGCCGGGCTGGAGGAGTTCTACGCCGGCCCCTACCGGCGTACCTTCGCCCGCGCCCGGCGCGAGGAGGACGACCTCTTCCGGATGGTCGTCCTCGCGGAGGCACTGGGCGTGCCTGACCCGGCGGCGTACTACACCGTCGAGCTGATGCCCGCCCTCTATGAGGACTTCCACGCCTGGCACCGCCGGATGGGCATGGACCGCTCGCCACTGGAGCATGTCGCGTGCTGCTAG
- a CDS encoding ArsA family ATPase: protein MLLDLVASRRVVFAGGKGGVGKTSIAAALALGRARAGARVLLASTDPAHNLGHLWDRPVGDEPTRLAGPGDLAPGAGTAGYVDGLEIDPERTVEQHLSAVAGTMRRLLPERMHAPAARHLELARLAPGTHESAVLERIAEAVELGEEAYDLVVFDTAPSGHTLRLLALPEQLTSWTESLLANRDRSERFGAAVRGLGGGEQSDRDADLRRILLRRRNRFSRLREVVTDPAQSGFVIVLTAELLPIAETTEVYEKLTGLGVEVAALVANRRSPADAGEMLARRRRQEDQHLVRLRQQVDVPLLDVPLLPGDLVGTQALAALADLLGPSSS, encoded by the coding sequence GTGCTGCTAGATCTCGTCGCCTCACGCAGGGTCGTCTTCGCCGGCGGCAAGGGCGGCGTGGGCAAGACGTCCATCGCCGCGGCGCTCGCCCTCGGCCGTGCCAGGGCGGGCGCCCGCGTGCTGCTGGCATCCACCGATCCCGCCCACAACCTCGGCCACCTCTGGGACCGCCCCGTGGGCGACGAGCCCACGCGCCTCGCCGGCCCCGGGGACCTCGCCCCCGGGGCCGGAACGGCGGGTTACGTCGACGGGCTGGAGATCGACCCCGAGCGCACGGTCGAGCAGCACCTGTCCGCAGTCGCCGGGACGATGCGGCGGCTGCTGCCCGAGCGGATGCACGCACCGGCCGCCCGGCACCTTGAGCTGGCCCGGCTGGCACCCGGCACCCACGAGTCGGCGGTGCTGGAGCGGATCGCCGAGGCGGTGGAGCTCGGGGAGGAGGCGTACGACCTGGTCGTCTTCGACACCGCCCCGTCCGGCCACACGCTGCGGCTGCTCGCGCTGCCCGAACAGCTCACCTCCTGGACCGAGTCCCTGCTCGCCAACCGTGACCGGTCCGAGCGGTTCGGCGCCGCGGTGCGCGGCCTCGGCGGCGGCGAGCAGTCGGACCGCGACGCCGACCTGCGCCGGATCCTGCTGCGCCGACGCAACCGGTTCTCCCGGCTGCGCGAGGTGGTGACGGACCCGGCGCAGTCGGGGTTCGTGATCGTGCTGACCGCCGAGCTGCTCCCGATTGCCGAGACCACGGAGGTGTATGAGAAGCTCACCGGCCTCGGCGTCGAGGTGGCAGCACTCGTCGCCAACCGCCGTTCCCCCGCGGACGCCGGTGAGATGCTCGCCCGGCGCCGGAGACAGGAGGACCAGCACCTCGTCCGACTGCGGCAGCAGGTTGACGTA